Within the Corallococcus exiguus genome, the region CGTTCTGGCGCAGCCCGTATCCCGACGGCCGTGGCAGCGAGGCGGTGGCCAACATGCTGGAGCAGTTGCGGCAGCTGCGCGCGCGAGGCCTGGACGTGGCGGTGTTCGTCTATGACCACCCGAAGCTGACGGGACAACAGCGCGAGCAGGCCCTGGCCACCACGGTGTTGAAGGAGGTGGATGCCGGCCCCGCACGCTTCCATCTGGTGGTGAGCGGCAACATCCATCCCCGCACGGCGAAGGGCCTGCCGTGGGACAAACAGTACCAGCCCATGGGGAGGCTCCTGTCCGCCCGCCTGAAGCACGTGGTGGCGCTGGACGTGGCCTATGACAGCGGCTCGGCGTGGATCTGCGCGCCGGCCGAGCGCGGCCGCATGCTGGACTGCGGCGTGAAGGCAGCGAAGGGCAAGGACAACGGGGACCGCTTCTTCGTGCACGTCTGGGACTCGCCCAACAAGGACGGCTACCACGGCGTCTTCTACGTAGGCCGGGTGACGGCGTCCGCGCCGGCCATCTCCAAGGGCCTGGGGAACCCGGACGCGGCGCCCGCGCCGGAGTCCACGTCCGGCATGTAGTCAGACATCCAAAGGGAAGACAGGGGCCGTGCGAGCCCCCCGAGACAGTGGCCCGCGCGGCCTCTGTCTTTTCGCGGGGCCACGATATGCCCACCGCTCACGCAACGTTGTCAGTGCATCGCGGACGGAGAGGGAGTCAGTGCGGATGCGCTCGATGCTGAAAGTGGGATGGCTGGCTTTGCTCCTGGCGGTGGGCTGCGCCGGACGTCAGGACCTGGAGGCCCCGGACCACGAGGCCATCTACGACATGCCACTGGAGGAGATGTGGCCGTCCGTGCGCGAGTACTTCACGGACGCGCGCCTGCCCTACCGCGAAGACCGGGGCAGCCTGGTGCTACAGACCGAATGGAAGCAGGAGTTCGGTGGCTCGAAGATCGCCGGCTACTGGCACCGCTACATGGTCATCGGCAAGCGGGAGACGCCCACGAAGAGCAAGCTGTGGATCATCCGCATCACCAAGTCGGTGAACAAGGCGCTGTCGCAGCCCGGCAAGGAGCTGGACTGGGGCGTCTCCCGGGGCAGCGGAGGCCTGAGCGTGGAGGACGAAGCGGCCCGGCTGGCCTTCCCCGTGGGAGAGAACGCCTTCTACATGGAGTCGGGTCAGGGCACGCGCGACCTGACGATGGAGTGGCGCGTGTTCCGGGGCATCATGCCCAAGATCGCGAAGAAGCAGGTGGTGAGCGCGGAGCAGCCGGTGGCGAAGGCAGCACCGGCCTTCACCGAGTGCGGCCAGTCCATCCTGGGCCTGAAGAAGCATGCGAAGGCGGGCAGGGTGATGCTGCTGGGGGAGCTGCACGGCACGCAGGAGGTGCCACGCTTCATCGCGCAGTCCGTGTGCCAGCTCGTCACGTCCGGCATGCCGGTGACGGTGGGCCTGGAGCTGCCGGTGGAGAACGAGGAGCGCATCACCACCTTCCTCCAGAGCCAGGGTGGCGAAGTGGACTGGCTCAAGCTGATGGAGGCCCCGTTCTGGCGCAGCCCGTATCCGGACGGCCGGGGCAGTGAAGCGGTGGCGAACATGCTGGAGCAGCTGCGGCAGTTGCGAGCGCAGGGGCTGGACGTGGCGGTGTTCGTCTATGACCACCCGAAGCTCTCCAGACAGAAGCGTGAGGACGCCCTGGCGCGGACGGTGTTGGCGCAGGTGAAGGCGACGCCACGGCGTTTCCACCTGGTGGTGAGCGGCAACATCCACTCGCGCACGGCGAAGGGGTTGCCGTGGGACACGCAGTACACGCCCATGGGCTACCTGCTGAAGGACCAGCTCGAGGACGTCACGGCGCTGGACATGGCCTACGACACCGGCACGGCGTGGATCTGCGCGGCGAACAAGCAAAGCAGCAAGCTGGACTGCGGCGTGAAGGAGGCGAAGGGGAAGGACAACGGCGACCGCTTCTTCATGCACACGTGGAGCTCAACCAACAAGGAGGGCTACCACGGGGTCTTCTACGTGGGGCACGTGACGGCCTCCGAACCGGCCATCCTCAAGGGGCTGGGGAACCCCGACGCGGCGCCCGCGCAAGAGCCGGCGTCCAGCCTGTAACAAGCAGGGGGCCTCCTCGCGACGCTGGGGGCACGGGCCCACTGGCGTCGCGGCGCGGGCGGTGGCATGGAGGTGGCCTGACTGGAGGCCGTCCCATGAGCGACACGCTGCCCGCGCTGCGGGCCACCCTGGCGGAACTGGTGGCACTGGACACCACGTCCTCGCGCCCCAACGCGCCCCTCATCGACTACGCCCAGGCGCGGCTAGAGGCCGCGGGCTTCACCGCCGAGCGCCAGCACTACACCGACGAAGCGGGCGTGGCGAAGGTGAACCTCGTCGCGCGCAAGGGCGACGCCGACCGCGCCGCGCTGGCCCTGGTGGGCCACTCCGACTGCGTGCCCTATGACGCCGCCTGGACGGACGCGCTGCGCCTCACCGAACGCGACGGCAAGCTGTACGGCCGAGGCGCCTGCGACACCAAGGGCTTCATCGCCTGCGCGCTGCACACCGCCACCCGCAAGGACCTGCCGAAGCTGGACGCACCCCTGCTCGTCATCCTCACCGCCGATGAAGAGGTCGGCCTGGTGGGCGCGAAGAAGCTGGTGTCCGCCGGCCTGGGCCGCGCCAGGCACGCCATCGTCGGCGAGCCCACGCGCCTCATCCCCGTGCGCGCCAACAAGGGCTACTGCCTGGCGGAGGTGGAGGTGCTGGGCAAGGAAGGGCACAGCGCGTACCCGGAGCTGGGCGCGTCCGCCATCTTCCGAGCCGGCCGCTTCCTGCACCGGCTGGAGACGCTGGCGAACACCGTCCTGCGCGAGGACCGCGACGAGGGCTTCCAGCCGCCCTTCACCACCGTGAACGTGGGCCTCATCCAGGGCGGCAAGGCGAAGAACGTCCTGCCCGGCTCCTGCCGCTTCACCGTCGAATGGCGCCCCATCCCCGGCCAGGCCGCGGAGCGCGTCCCGGAGATGCTGGAGCACATCCGCCAGGAGCTCACCCGCGACGAGCCCGCCTACGAGGCGCGCATCAAGGTCCTGCGCATGGACCGCGGCGTCCACACGCGCGGCGACGCGGACGTGGTGCGCTTCCTGGAGCAGGTCAGCGGCAACGCGTCCGAAACGGTGTCCTTCGGCACGGAGGCCCCGCAGCTCACGGAGCTGGGCGCGGAGGCCGTGGTGTTCGGCCCCGGCGACATCCGCGTCGCGCACCAGACGGGAGAGTTCGTCCCCATGGAGGACCTGGTGCGCTGCGAGGCCGCGCTCACGCAGGCCGTCGCGCGCTTCTGCACGGGAGGCTGAAGGCGCGGCTCAGGGCTTCTCGGGTACGGCGTCGACGACCTCGACGTTGCGGAAGCCCTCGCACGCCTCCTTGAAGCCGAGCACGTACTTCAGCGAGCGCAGCTCCATCGTCAGCTTGTTCCACAACTTGCGCAGCAGGTTGGGGCGCGGCGCGGGCACGCTCGTCACCAGCGAGCTCAGCTCGATGTAGTGCGTCGACGTGCGGCCCATGCCCTCGAAGTCGTGCTCCAGCCCCTGGCTGAGCTGGCGCAGCTCCGGCCCCAGGTGCTGGTGCACTGCGTCCGTCATCAGGACGTACTCGGAGATGGGCACGTCGTTCTTCAGCATCCGGTGCAGGAGGATGACGTCCACCCCCGCCAGCTCCGTGAGGTGCTTCACCTTCTGGAAGGCGACCTCTCCGGCGTGGGCCACGAACTTGAGCGTCAGGTTGCCCACCTGCGTGCACCCGTCGCAGTTGCACATGCGGTCGATGGCCAGCTGCTCCCGGCGCTCCAGGAACGCGCGGCGGATGGCCGCCACCTGCTTCGCGACCGGCGAGGTGTCCTCGCCCACGGCGTAGAAGAAGGCCGCGTCGCCTTCCAGCTTCGCCAGCTTGAACCGCCCGGACGCGTCGATGACGGCTTCCAGCAGCTGGGCCACCGTGTCCTGCGCGTGCGCGAGACCGAAGCGGTGCTGCCGCATGAAGCGGGTGTAGCCGCCGATGTCCGCGATGAGCAACAACGCCTTCTCAATCGCCATTCGGCGGCCAGCCTATCTTAAGTCCCCGGGCGTGCGTCAGTGCCGGGGCAGCGCGCAGGTGCCCACGTCGCGCAGCAGCTTGTGCGCCTCCGCCAGCAGGGCGTGCCCCTTCACCTCCAGGGGCACGCGGGCGATGAGCTTCATGTCCGGCGTCAGCCGGTAGAAGCCCTTGGAGCGCTGCACCAGCCCCGCCACCTTCGCGCCGTCCAGGAGCGCGTCGCCGCCCAGCGCCAGCGACAGCCGGGCCGGGCCCCCCTCCAGCGCGCGCAGCCGCAGCTCGCGCATGTCGATCTTGAGGAGCGTCACCTCGGAGAGGGCGTCCACCTCGTCGGGGGCCTCGCCGTAGCGGTCCACCAGCTCCGCGCGCAGGTCGGTCACCTCGTCCGGGTGGCTGGCCTGGCTGAAGCGCTTGTAGAACACCAGCCGCTGGTGAACGTCCGCCACGTAGTCGTCGGGGATGAGCGCCGGCATGGGCAGGTTGATGTCCGGCTCCACGTGCACCTTGGGCGGTTGGCCCTGCAGCTCCGCCACCGCCTCTTCCATCAGCTGCGCGTACAGGTCGAAGCCGATTTCAGCGATGGCGCCGGACTGCTTCTCGCCCAGCAGGTTGCCCGCGCCGCGAATCTCCAGGTCGTGGCTGGCGATGGAGAAGCCCGCGCCCAGCTCCGTGAAGTTCTGGAGCACCTCCAGGCGCCGCTGCGCGTCCTTCGTCACCGGACGGCGGGTGGGCACCATCAGGTACGCGTACGCGCGCTCCTTGCTGCGGCCCACGCGGCCGCGCAGCTGGTAGAGCTGCGCCAGACCGAACTGGTCCGCGCGGTTGACGATCATCGTGTTGGCGCTGGAGATGTCGATGCCGCTCTCGATGATGCTGGTGCACAGCAGCACCTGGAACTTGTGCTCCGTGAACTGGAGCATCACCTGCTCCAGCTGACCCTCGCCCATCTGGCCGTGCGCTACACCGATGGAGATGTTGGGCAGGAGCTTCTTCAGCTCCTGCTCCATGGACGGCAGGGACTCCACGCGGTTGTGCACGAAGAAGACCTGGCCACCGCGGGCAATCTCCCGCTCCACGGCCTCCTTGATGGCACCCTCGTCGTACTTCATCACGAAGGTGCGGATGGCCCGGCGGTCCTGCGGCGGCGTGGCGATGATGCTCATGTCGCGCACGCCGGACATGCTCATGTGCAGCGTGCGGGGGATGGGCGTCGCCGTCAGCGTCAGCACGTCCACCTGCGTGCGCAGCCGCTTGAGCGCCTCCTTCTGCTTCACGCCGAAGCGCTGCTCCTCGTCCACCACCAGCAGCCCCAGGTCCTTGAAGGCCACTTCGCCCGCCAGCAGCTTGTGCGTGCCGATGACGATGTCGACCTTGCCCTCCTTCGCGCGGCGCAGGATGTCGCGGATCTCCGGCGGCTTGCGGATGCCGGAAATCACTTCCACCGTGACGGGGTAGTCCTTGAAGCGCTTCTTGAACGAGTGGAAGTGCTGCTGCGCCAGCACCGTGGTGGGTACCAGCACCGCCACCTGCTTGCGGTCCAACGTGGCCTTGAAGGCGGCGCGCATCGCCACCTCCGTCTTGCCGTAGCCCACGTCGCCGCAGACGAGCCGGTCCATCGGCTGCGCCTTCTGCATGTCCGCGAGCACGTCCTCGATGGCCTTCGCCTGGTCCGGCGTCTCGTCGAACTCGAAGTCCGCCTCGAACTGGGCGAAGTAGCGGTCCGGCGGCGCGAACGCATAGCCCGGGTGCGCCTTGCGCGCGGCGGCCATCTGCAGGAGCTCCGCCGCCATCTTGAGCAGCTGCTCCTTGACGCGCTTCTTCGTCTTCTCCCAGCTCGTCGTGCCCAGCTTGTCCAGCTGGACCTTCTCCGGGTCGCCGCCGGTGAACTTCTGGATGAGCCGCATGCGGCCCACCGGCAGATAGATTTTGTCCCGCCCCGCGTACTCCAGGACGAGGAAGTCCCCAGGCACGCCCTGCACCTCCATCTTCGTCAGGCCCGCGTAGCGCCCGATGCCGAAGTCGGTGTGGACGATGAGGTCGCCTTCCTTCAGGTCCTTGAAGCCCGCGGCGAACGCGTCCAGCTTCTTGCTGCGCTTGACGCGGCGGCGGGAGCGGACGCCGAAAATCTCCTCGTCCGCGAGCACCGCCAGCCGGCCTTCCGGGTCGATGAAGCCGTGGCTCACCTCGCCGGTGAACAGGTGCGCCCAGATGGCCGGCTCGTAGAGCTTCGCCGGTTCCTGCAGCGCTTCCGTGTGCACCTTCACCATCACGGAGCGGTCCAACAGCAGCCGCTTCAGCCTGTCCGCCTGGCTGAGCGTGCCGCACGCCACCGCGCACGCCACGCCGGTGTCGCGCCAGCGCTGGAGCCGCTCCACCAGCGGGGTGAGCGCGCCCTCCTCACCGTGGTGCGCGAGGATGGCCTCGCGCAGGTCCTGCGTCGTGCCGAAGGTGAAGGCCACGGGCGCTTCGGACTGCGTGAGCGACAGGCCTCCGCCCTCCACCACGCGCAGGGCCTTGAGGCCCTCCGCCACGCCCTCGCGCGTGAGGAAGTGGTGCTCCGGTGGATAGGTGAGGTCCTGGCGCGCGTCCGCCTCCTCCACGCCCTTCGCCAGCTCCGCGGTCAGTTCCTCCAGCGCGCGGTCCAGGCCCATCGGGTCGTCCAGGTAGACGACGGGCTCCTTCGCCCACGCGCGCAGGTAGTCGAACACGGAGGCCAGCCCGCCCTCGAAGAAGCCGGGCAAGAGCCCCTCCAGCCCGAAGCCGGGCAGTCCTTCGCGGAGCGCGTCCAGCCGCTCGCGCAGCTTGATGGTGGGCAGGTTGATGCGGTCCGCCACCGCGCGGGCGGCGGCCTCCGCGCGCGGGCGGGTGTCGTCGGTGAGCAGCAGCTCGCGCGCGGGCACCAGGTCCACCGTCTTGAGCGCGTCCACGGTGCGCTGCGACTCCGGGTCGAAGACGCGGATGGACTCGATGGTGTCCCCGAAGAACTCCAGGCGCACCGGCCGCTCGTACAGCGGGCTGAAGACGTCCAGCAGGCCGCCGCGCACGCTGAAGGTGCCCTTGTCCTCCACCAGCGGGCTGTTCTGGTAGCCCATCAGCGCCAGCTTCCGCGCCAGCGAGTCGCGGTCGAAGTCCTGGCCCACCACCACGCGCTGGGCCAGCCCCTCCATCACCCCCAGCGGCAGCACGCGGCGGTGCAGCGCGCGCAGGGACAGCACCAGCGCGGGGAACGGCGTGCCGCGCGCCAGGTGGAACAGCGCGCCCAGGCGCTCCGTGATGGGGCCTGCCTCCGGCGACAGCTCGTCGTACGGGAGCACCTCGTCCGCGGGCAGCCGCAGCACGCGGGGCTCCAGCAGGCTGCCGGTGCCTCCCAGGAAGAAGGCCAGGTCGTGCGCGAGCGCGTCCGCCGCTTCTTCATCCACGGCCACGCACACCAGGGGCGCGCGCAGCTCGCGGTGCAGGCGGGCGAGCAGGTGGCCGCGCGCCGCGCCCTTCACCCCCTGGGTCCGCGCACGATGCCCCACGCGCAGGGCGGCGAGGAGCCGGGCGAAGGCATCACCGGAGGAAGGGGGGGCGCCGCCGGGCCAGGGCGTGCCATCGGACTTCGGAGGAAGAGAGGTATCCATTCGGGGGCCCGTGTGGGGCCCTCGGCTAATTAGGGTGAGGCCTCTCCCAAATCAACGCTGGATGCGGACACCTGTCGTGTCCATGGGGACAGCGGGACGGCGGCTGGGCGGGGAGGCCCACGCGCGCCCGGGACATGGGAAGGTCCCCGGGCGCGCGGCAGGCCCGCTCAGGGCTTGTTGCAGGCGTTCGCCAGCCGGATGTCCCGCTTGGCGGTGTCCGTGGTGGTGGCGGACATCGAATCGCAATCCATCACGTTGGACATGCCCGTCAGCGGCTCCACCATCAGCACGCTCCTGGCGCGGTCGGAGGTGAACCGGAACTGGATGGATTCATCCAGGGGCGCCGCCCCCGCGATGGTGGCGGGCTGACCGAGCTGCCCCTGCAGGCAGTCCATCCTGTTGAGCGCTGGCCGGCCGGAACCCGGCAGGAAGCACAGGTTGTTGATGTCCGCGGCGTTCATCGTGGCGGGGATGATGATGTCCTGCCCCGTGTCCGTGCAGCAGTCGGGCGAGGCGCGGCAGGTCTCGTCCACACAGGCGGGGCTGGGACAGTTGTCCAGGGTCCATTCATCCGGGGTGCTGAGGTCGGTGCCACACTTCAGGCGCTCCCAGCGGGCCACGGTGGCCTGCGAGCCGTCTGGCTGGGCGACGTTGTTCTCCACCACGATGCGCACGGGCTGGTTCGTGCTGATGGCGAGCTGGCGTGCCCTCAGCGCGGACGACCACAACTCACGCGTCGCGGTGTTTTCGCGCTGGGCGCTGATGTTGCCCTGCATGCCGGCAATGGCGAGGGTGGCGAGCACCCCCAACACCGCGACGGCCGTCATCATCTCCAGCAGCGTCATTCCTCGCGTGTTCTTCACGGCGCTGCCCCCGCTCCGGCCACCCGGACCATTCCCACGCTCATGAAGTTGCGGGGCTCGACCGTGAAGGTGAACCGTCGGCGGCTGTACCCGTCTCGCACGAAGCCTTCCTCATCCAGCCCGGGCTGGATCGCTTCCTGGTTGGAACGACGGGTCCGGATGACCAGGGTCACCTCCAGCTGGCGGACCCGCTGGCGGAGCCTCTTGCGCAGGTCCAGGTCCGTGGGGGGCTTCACCACCGCGGAGCCATCCGCCTCCAGCAGACCCAGGGAGCATTCGTTGGTGTCGTACTTCGCCAGCGTGCACTCGGAGATGGCCGGGTGTGCCTGCGCGGGGACGGGGAGCATGCCTTCATTGGGGAACCACTGCAGGGCGTTGTCGGGGGTGTTGAAGTCGATGAGCCCCTCCCGCACGGTGAGCTGCTCCACGTCACGGCTCAGCGCCAACCAGTTGGCCTCACCCACGGGCCGGTACTCCAGCGTGGGGATGTTGTTCGCCCAGTTCACCCGGTAGGCCACGCCCCCCAGCCGCATGGCCATCCAGTTCACCACGTCAATGGCCAGCCCTGTGGGCGCGCTCCAGGCGGCAGCGCCGTCGATGCAGGCAGGGTTCTTATCGGCGCCGTCGGTGGTGATGGTGGACATGCTGCCGGGCGCGCCAGGCGCCACGGCGGTGATGTTCACGGGGCACGCCATCCGGCGGCCACCGCTCGCCATGACCGCGAGCGTCGGGCCACTGGGTGTGACCAGGGCCGTGGGGGCCTCGGGGAGCGCGCAGAAGGTATTGCCGTTCCGGAAGGGTCCCCCCAGGCATGACGCCAGCGTGATGGCTCCGTTCGTCTCACCCCAGTAGAGCTGGAGGGCGTCCGAGGCCAGCGCCGCCGTGGGGGCCTGCGCGAAGGTCGCGTCCGCGGGCATGGCGGGCAGCACCCCCGCGGTCAGGTCGGCCCTGTGCCACACCGTGATGGCGGACCGCTCATCGTCGACGTCGAAGGCGATGGGCGTGTTGCCCATGCCCACGCCCGCCCGCCACACGTCGGCGACGAGCACGTCCTTCACGGTCCGGCCCGTCACCTGCGCCGTCATCGTCTGCTCTTCGAAGAGGGCGCGCTTCTGCATCTGGGTGCCCACCACCAGCCCGGTGGTGATGACGATGACACCCAGGGCACTGGCGATCATCATCTCAAGGAGCGTGAACCCCCGGCCGTGGAGCGAGGAGGTCTTCATGGCGCCATCCGCGTCTGGAGGACCACCATCTGCCGGTCCGAGCGAAACCCCGGCTCATCCCAGCTCACGGACACCCGCACGTTCACGACGGTGCCGGGCGCTCCCGCCACGACGATGCGGTCCAGCGGGGGCCAGCCCACCTTGGCCCCTTCCATGGTGACGGGCTCCCTCGGGTTGTCCACGTCGATGTTCACCCTGTACTCCCTCGCCACCAGGCCCGGCTCCGTGGGCGCGACGGTCCGCAGCGCCCCTGAAGCCGTCTGCCAGACGGAGTAGTTCTCATCCCGCAGGTTGTTGCAGGTCGGGTTCAGGCAGCCCAGCGTCATGACCCGCTCCAGGGCCTGCTCCGCGATCACCTGGGCCTGGTTGGCGGTCAGCGTTCGCCGGTTGGAGGCGCTCGTCTGGGTCACGACGGTCATGGCCGCCATGACGCCCAGCAGCATGACCGTCATCGTGGCCATGACCTCCAACAGGGTGACGCCTCGTGAGGCACGCTGCTTCATTGCGGCAGTCTCCCGTCGGGCAGCGGCTCCCACATCATGATCTGCGAACGGGGAACGCCACCGTTGGCGGTCGGGTTGTTGTGCTTCCCGGTCGGGTTCTCAGGCGCGGGCGTCGGCGCGACATCTCCGGTCACCGTGCCCTGCAGGACGAAGCCGTCGTGGATGATGGGCGCGACGATGGCGTGGAAGCTGTTGTCCTTCTTGGAGACCAGGGCGCCCGTCCCCTTGTTGTTGACGTACGACTGACCCTTGAGCGTGTCGCTCAGGTTGCAGATGTCCGCGGCCGTGCCCGCCGCGGTGGCGGCGAAGACATTGTCCGCGCTGATCGCCACGCCGCCCCACAGCTTCTGGCCTGCATCCATCTTCTGCACCCACAGGGGCTTGAGCTCCGCGCACGGCTTGCTGCCGGCAGGGTCCGTGTCCTCGAAGGCGAGCAGGTGGTACTGGTAGGTGGGCTTCTTGGGATCCACCTCGGGGAATCCGTCCGAGTACTCATCCGGATTGTCGCTGGTGCCGAAGTAGAACCGCACCGCCGGCCCCGTCTTGGTGGTGACCATCTGCACCGCCATGCTGGAGTAGAGCTGCTGGAGCTCCAGCGCCGTCTGGCTGGCGGCGTCCTTATGGTCCGTCAGGGCCGTGGCGGCATGCGCCACCATGCACTTCTGGACCTGGTTGCCCGCCCGCTCGGTCGTCTTCACCGACTTGAAGTTGACGCGCCAGACGCTGCCGGACGTGGTGGGGACGTACATCACGTCGTAGCTGCCGTCCCGGTCCAGGTCCACCATCGGCGTCGCCGCCGCGACGCCGGAGCCCTTCTCCAGCGTGATGACGCCCGCGTACTTGCCCGCCGGGCCCGTGCCGGATTCGAGCGGCTGGCCCGTCTTCATGTCGAGCACGTAGACGGTGCCCGCGCGCTTGTCCGCCGGCTGGTAGTCCGTGCCCACCACCGACACCCAACGCCGGTCCTTCTCATCCGCCGAGCCCCAGGAGATGCGGGCGACGTTGGGGACGTGCCGCGAACCGCTGTTGTCCGGCAGCAGCACGGCGCTGTTCAGGACCTGCGCCGCGCTGAAGTACGAGGCCATGGCGGTGTCCATGAAGCTGAACTCCCACATGGGCGACGGGTACCACGCATCCTTCGGATTCGTGATGTCGAGCGAGAAGACCACGGGGGAGGTCTTGCCCGTCGCGGAGACGAGCACCGTCTTGGCGCCCTGCTTCTTGTTCTCCGTCTTCAGCGGGGTCCAGTCGAACTTGATGCCGGCGTCCCAGCCGTTCTTGTCACCCAGGTCCACGTTGGCGATGGCCGGCGTGGCGTCCATCTGGGGACGCACGAGGGTGCCGGAGTTGCGGAAGCGCACGTACTGGTTGCGGTACTGACCCAGCATCAACCTGGGCATGTAGGCGAAGACCTCGGTGCCATTGCCGTACATGCGCTTGGCGGGCTTCTCCTTCGTGCCGCACTTCTCCGGAACGAAGAAGCCCCGGTACTGGCTGCCAGAGACGCACTCGTCGCTCAGGGCCGCGCGGTACTCGCCCGTGTCGAAGGCGTGGAGCACACCGGTCATCGTCCCCACATAGGCGATGCTGCTCCGCTCCTTCAGGGGCGTCATGAAGTTCTTGAAGTACACGTCGCGCTCGCTGGCCTTCGCGGCCTGGTACCAGGAGTCCTGATACGGCGGGACGGCCACGCCCACGGTGGACTGGTTGACGCCACCCATGGGCCAGGGCCGGCGCGCGTTGTTGGCCCCCGCCGCGTGCCGGTTCTCGTAGCCGTACAGCCAGTCCACCAGGAAGTCGCGGTCGTTGTGGTCGCCGGGGATGTGCTTGTCCGTCCCCACGGGGAGCGTGATGGTGGGCGTGCCGCAGATGCCGTCCTTGTTCAGGTCATACGGATAGCGCCTGTCGATCTCGCTGTAGTCGTTGCAGAGCACGTCCGGGAACAGCGTGCTGTCGGCGGCGCTGGCCAACTGCTTGACCTCCTTGCGCTCGCCCGCGGCGTTCATCGAGTAGAGCTTGCGGTTGCGCGGCTCACCGGAGGCCATGGACACGGCCATCACGCGGCCGCCCTCCCACTGCAGCTGGTTGGTGGTCGTCTCCGGGTTCTCAGGGTCGTAGATGGACTGGAGGTACAACCGGCCTCGCAGGGTGTAGTCCTTGGCGCCGTCATAGGCCCGGATACCGGGAGCGGGCAGGCTGCCCTCCACGGAGGGCCAACCCGTGCCCCAGTTCTGTCCCGGCGTCTCGTTCACGCCCCACATGAGCACGTTGCCCACCGTGGTGGGGGTGGCGCGCGAATAGGCACCCGCGCGCACGGCCTGATAGCCGATGTCGACGTCGTCGATGATGGGACGGCACTGCTCGTTGGGGCTGCTGATGTCCACCTTCCAGCACAGCTGCGAACCGGTCAGGCCCAGCGCCAGGATGTCGATCTCCACCTCCTGGGCGGCGGGCGTCTGGGCCGGGAAGACCACGGG harbors:
- the argE gene encoding acetylornithine deacetylase, with translation MSDTLPALRATLAELVALDTTSSRPNAPLIDYAQARLEAAGFTAERQHYTDEAGVAKVNLVARKGDADRAALALVGHSDCVPYDAAWTDALRLTERDGKLYGRGACDTKGFIACALHTATRKDLPKLDAPLLVILTADEEVGLVGAKKLVSAGLGRARHAIVGEPTRLIPVRANKGYCLAEVEVLGKEGHSAYPELGASAIFRAGRFLHRLETLANTVLREDRDEGFQPPFTTVNVGLIQGGKAKNVLPGSCRFTVEWRPIPGQAAERVPEMLEHIRQELTRDEPAYEARIKVLRMDRGVHTRGDADVVRFLEQVSGNASETVSFGTEAPQLTELGAEAVVFGPGDIRVAHQTGEFVPMEDLVRCEAALTQAVARFCTGG
- a CDS encoding DUF2652 domain-containing protein encodes the protein MAIEKALLLIADIGGYTRFMRQHRFGLAHAQDTVAQLLEAVIDASGRFKLAKLEGDAAFFYAVGEDTSPVAKQVAAIRRAFLERREQLAIDRMCNCDGCTQVGNLTLKFVAHAGEVAFQKVKHLTELAGVDVILLHRMLKNDVPISEYVLMTDAVHQHLGPELRQLSQGLEHDFEGMGRTSTHYIELSSLVTSVPAPRPNLLRKLWNKLTMELRSLKYVLGFKEACEGFRNVEVVDAVPEKP
- the mfd gene encoding transcription-repair coupling factor: MDTSLPPKSDGTPWPGGAPPSSGDAFARLLAALRVGHRARTQGVKGAARGHLLARLHRELRAPLVCVAVDEEAADALAHDLAFFLGGTGSLLEPRVLRLPADEVLPYDELSPEAGPITERLGALFHLARGTPFPALVLSLRALHRRVLPLGVMEGLAQRVVVGQDFDRDSLARKLALMGYQNSPLVEDKGTFSVRGGLLDVFSPLYERPVRLEFFGDTIESIRVFDPESQRTVDALKTVDLVPARELLLTDDTRPRAEAAARAVADRINLPTIKLRERLDALREGLPGFGLEGLLPGFFEGGLASVFDYLRAWAKEPVVYLDDPMGLDRALEELTAELAKGVEEADARQDLTYPPEHHFLTREGVAEGLKALRVVEGGGLSLTQSEAPVAFTFGTTQDLREAILAHHGEEGALTPLVERLQRWRDTGVACAVACGTLSQADRLKRLLLDRSVMVKVHTEALQEPAKLYEPAIWAHLFTGEVSHGFIDPEGRLAVLADEEIFGVRSRRRVKRSKKLDAFAAGFKDLKEGDLIVHTDFGIGRYAGLTKMEVQGVPGDFLVLEYAGRDKIYLPVGRMRLIQKFTGGDPEKVQLDKLGTTSWEKTKKRVKEQLLKMAAELLQMAAARKAHPGYAFAPPDRYFAQFEADFEFDETPDQAKAIEDVLADMQKAQPMDRLVCGDVGYGKTEVAMRAAFKATLDRKQVAVLVPTTVLAQQHFHSFKKRFKDYPVTVEVISGIRKPPEIRDILRRAKEGKVDIVIGTHKLLAGEVAFKDLGLLVVDEEQRFGVKQKEALKRLRTQVDVLTLTATPIPRTLHMSMSGVRDMSIIATPPQDRRAIRTFVMKYDEGAIKEAVEREIARGGQVFFVHNRVESLPSMEQELKKLLPNISIGVAHGQMGEGQLEQVMLQFTEHKFQVLLCTSIIESGIDISSANTMIVNRADQFGLAQLYQLRGRVGRSKERAYAYLMVPTRRPVTKDAQRRLEVLQNFTELGAGFSIASHDLEIRGAGNLLGEKQSGAIAEIGFDLYAQLMEEAVAELQGQPPKVHVEPDINLPMPALIPDDYVADVHQRLVFYKRFSQASHPDEVTDLRAELVDRYGEAPDEVDALSEVTLLKIDMRELRLRALEGGPARLSLALGGDALLDGAKVAGLVQRSKGFYRLTPDMKLIARVPLEVKGHALLAEAHKLLRDVGTCALPRH
- a CDS encoding pilus assembly FimT family protein — encoded protein: MKNTRGMTLLEMMTAVAVLGVLATLAIAGMQGNISAQRENTATRELWSSALRARQLAISTNQPVRIVVENNVAQPDGSQATVARWERLKCGTDLSTPDEWTLDNCPSPACVDETCRASPDCCTDTGQDIIIPATMNAADINNLCFLPGSGRPALNRMDCLQGQLGQPATIAGAAPLDESIQFRFTSDRARSVLMVEPLTGMSNVMDCDSMSATTTDTAKRDIRLANACNKP
- a CDS encoding PilW family protein, coding for MKTSSLHGRGFTLLEMMIASALGVIVITTGLVVGTQMQKRALFEEQTMTAQVTGRTVKDVLVADVWRAGVGMGNTPIAFDVDDERSAITVWHRADLTAGVLPAMPADATFAQAPTAALASDALQLYWGETNGAITLASCLGGPFRNGNTFCALPEAPTALVTPSGPTLAVMASGGRRMACPVNITAVAPGAPGSMSTITTDGADKNPACIDGAAAWSAPTGLAIDVVNWMAMRLGGVAYRVNWANNIPTLEYRPVGEANWLALSRDVEQLTVREGLIDFNTPDNALQWFPNEGMLPVPAQAHPAISECTLAKYDTNECSLGLLEADGSAVVKPPTDLDLRKRLRQRVRQLEVTLVIRTRRSNQEAIQPGLDEEGFVRDGYSRRRFTFTVEPRNFMSVGMVRVAGAGAAP
- a CDS encoding type IV pilus modification PilV family protein encodes the protein MKQRASRGVTLLEVMATMTVMLLGVMAAMTVVTQTSASNRRTLTANQAQVIAEQALERVMTLGCLNPTCNNLRDENYSVWQTASGALRTVAPTEPGLVAREYRVNIDVDNPREPVTMEGAKVGWPPLDRIVVAGAPGTVVNVRVSVSWDEPGFRSDRQMVVLQTRMAP